CCTGCGCCGCCTGCAAAGCGCGCGCTTCATGGAGTTCACGGAGCTTTTCGATACGTCGCGCGGCGTGCCGGTGGTCGTGGTGAACTTCATCGCGATGCTGGAGCTGTCGCGCGAATCGCTGCTCGAAATCACGCAGGCCGAGCCGTATGCGCCCATCTACGTGCGGCTGGCGTACTCTCCTGCCTAAGAACCCGATTTTCTCCCACCTTTGCCCCGGGGCAGCCGATGTTTACGCCGCCCGCCAGGAGACACCCGCTCGATGAAAGTCATCAGCTCGATCCATGAACTGCGCGACCAGTTGCGCGGCCAGAACCGAACCGCCTTCGTCCCGACGATGGGCAATCTTCACGAAGGCCATCTCTCGCTGATGCGGCTCGCGCGCCAGCACGGCGATCCCGTGGTCGCGAGCATCTTCGTGAACCGCCTGCAATTCGGCCCGAACGAAGACTTCGACAAATATCCGCGCACGCTGCAGGACGACATCGAGAAGCTGCAAAGCGAGAACGTCTACGTGCTTTTTGCGCCGACCGAAAAGGACATGTACCCGGAGCCGCAGCAGTATCGCGTGCATCCGCCGCACAACCTCGGCGACATTCTCGAAGGCGAATTCCGCCCCGGCTTCTTTCATGGCGTGTGCACCGTCGTGATGAAGCTGATGTCGTGCGTGCAGCCGCGCGTCGCCGTATTCGGCAAGAAGGACTATCAGCAGTTGATGATCGTGCGGCAGATGTGCCACCAGTTCGCGCTGCCGACGGAAATCGTCGCCGCCGAAACAGTGCGCGACGAAGACGGCCTCGCGCTCTCTTCGCGCAATCGCTTTCTGTCGCCTGCCGAGCGCGCGGAGGCGCCGCAGCTTGCCGCGCAACTGCAGCGCGTGCGCGAAGCCGTGTTGTCAGGCAATCGCGATGTCGCCGCGCTGGAACGCGACGCCATGAACGCGCTCGCCGCGCGCGGCTGGAAGCCCGACTACGTGAGCGTTCGCAAGCGCGCCGACCTGCTCGCGCCGGGCGAGGCGGACGCGGATGCGCCGCTCGTCGTGCTCGCGGCGGCGAAGCTCGGCGCGACGCGCCTCATCGACAATCTGGAAATCTGAAGGAAGTCAGCAACATGCAACGCACCATGCTCAAATCGAAGATCCATCGCGCGACGGTCACGCACTGCGAGCTGCACTACGAAGGCTCGTGCGCCATCGACGAAGATCTGCTCGAAGCGGCGAATCTCCTGGAGAACGAGCAGATCGACATCTGGAACGTGAACAACGGCGAGCGCCTGACCACCTACGCGATCAAGGGTGAGCGCGGCAGCGGCATGATCTCGCTCAACGGGTCGGCGGCGCGGCGCGCGCAACTGGGCGATCTCGTCATCATCGCGGCATTCGCGCAGGTGGACGAAAAGGAGATCGCGGCGGGCTGGAAGCCGAATCTCGTGTTCGTCGATGAGAACAATCGCATCAAGGGCAGCCGCGATCACGTGCCGACGCAAAACTGGACGTAAATCGTCGGAGATTTGCCCGCATGAAGCCGGCGCATCCGTCATGGAGCGCCGGCTTATTTATTTCTTCTGCGCCCAGTCGATGATTGGCTGCCACTGCTCCAGATCTTTTTCGACGCGGCTTTGCGCGACATCCCAAATCGTGAGGCCGTGCGCGGCGAGTTGCACATAGTTTTGCGTGTCGCGCAGAAAGCCCAGCACCGGCAAGTCCAGCCCTCCCACGAAACGATGCAATTGCTCGGCCGAGCGCGTGCGCGCATCGACGCGCATGCCGACCACGCCCACCTGAATCGAGCCTTTGCGAACCGCCTTTTCCTTCGCCAGCTTCGTGAGGAAGTCTTGCGTCGCGAGAATGTCGAACATGGATGGCTGCAACGGCACGATGACCTTGTCGGCCAGTTGCAGCGCCAGCGCGAGCCGGTTGCCGTGCACGCCGGCGGGTGTATCGACGATGGCTTTTTCTAGTCCCTTGGGCGGCTTCGCGGGCGTGTCCGGATCGACGCCCCATTGCTCGATTTTCGGCAGCGTATCGACGCGCAGCGAGAGCCAGCCGTGCGCGGAACGTTGTTTGTCGAGATCGGCGAGCGCGACCCATTCGCCGTTCGCGGCGAAATAGCCCGCCAGGTTGGTTGCGAGCGTGCTTTTGCCGACGCCGCCCTTCGGATTTGCCACCACGATCACGGTCATGAAATGTCCTGATATTTGTTCGGCGCGCGAGAAAGTGCGAAAGGCGCGCACGGTTTCGTCGTTTAGAACGAATACATGATTCGAGCCGTTGATAATATCGGCAAACGACACGCGCGGCACGCTGGCCGGTTGGCCTATGGCGCGCGCTCTTTCCTCTCTTGACGGATGACCGCTCATGCCACTTCGCCCCGACGTCACGCTCGATTTCCTGCGCAACCGCCAGAAAGGCCGTCTGCCTGATCTGCTCGGCATCGAGTTGCTTTCGCTCGATGAAGGCGCGCTATCCGGCGAACTCGTGATCCGCCCGGAACTGCTCGCGCCGAACGGCTTTCTGCACGCGGCGACCGTCGTCGGGCTCGCGGATACGTGCTGCGGCTACGCATGCATCGCGCATTTGCCGGAGAAGGCGCAGAACTTTACGACGCTCGAACTCAAGAGCAACCACGTTTCGACGGCGCGCGAGGGAAAGATCGTCGCGAAGGCGAGCGCGGTGCATCTCGGACGCAGCACGCACGTGTGGGACGCGACGGTGACGAACGGCGACGGCAAGCTGATCGCGATGTTTCGGTGTACGCAGATGATCTTGTATTGACGCGTCTAGGCGAACAACCCCGCCACCGCATCCAGATCGAGCGACTGCGCGAACGCATCCGCGAGCCGCTCCAGCGACGCCTCGCGCAGCGCCGGATAATCGAGCGGCGCGGCATCATCGACGCCCGCCCACGCGAGCAGCGCGGCGCAGGCTTCGGGCGTATCGAAGACGCCGTGCAGATACGTCGCGGCGATTTGTCCATCGTCCGATACCGCGCCATCGACGCGCCCCGAATCCAGCGCGATCAAAGGCCGATCCAGCGCCGCGCCGCGCGTGCGGCCCATGTGGATCTCGTAGCCGCGCACGGTCGCTGAATTCGAATCGATCAGCAAGCGCCCGCTCACGTTTTCCAATTGCTTCTGCGGCGTCAGCACCGTGTACAGATCGAGCAGACCGAGACCCGAAACACGCCCAGCCGCGCCTTCCACGCCATCCGGATCGTCGATCTCGCGCCCGAGCATCTGCATGCCGCCGCAGATGCCGAGCACTTTCCCGCCGTATCGAAGATGCCGCGTGATCGCGCGATCCCAGCCGTGCTCACGCAGCCAGGCGAGATCGCGCTGCACGCTTTTCGACCCCGGCAGCACCATCAGATCGGCAGGCGGCGGCGCGACGCCCGCGCGCACGTATTCGAAATCGACCTGAGGATGCGCCCGCAGCGCGTCGAAGTCCGTGTGATTGCTGATGCGCGGCAGCGCGGGCACGATCACCTTCAGCGCGGCCCGTTCGCTCTGCGTCCGGGAATCACGCGGCAGCATGTCTTCGGCATCGAGCGTGAGGCCGTGCAGATAGGGCAGCACGCCGAGCACGGGCTTCCCTGTCTGCGCTTCGAGCCAGTCGAGCCCCGGCTTTAGCAGCCCGATATCGCCGCGAAACCGGTTGATGACGAAGCCTCGCACGCGCGCCCGCTCGCTCTCCGACAAACACGCGAGCGTGCCGACCAGATGCGCGAACACGCCGCCGCGATCGATGTCCGCCACGAGCACGACAGGGCAATCGACGCGCTCCGCGAAGCCCATGTTCGCGATGTCGCGGTCGCGCAGATTGATCTCGGCGGGACTGCCCGCGCCTTCCACGATCATGGCATCGAATTCGGCCTGCAAGCGCGTGTAGGACTGCAGGACGGCATCGAAGGCAATGCTCTTGTACGCGTGATAGGCGCGCGCGTCGAGATTGGCGTGCGCGTGGCCGTGGATGATGACCTGCGCGCCGCGATCGCTCGTCGGCTTGAGCAGGACCGGATTGAAGTCGATGCGCGCCGGCACGCCCGCCGCCACCGCCTGCAACGCCTGCGCGCGGCCGATCTCGCCGCCGTCGATCGTCACCGCGCTGTTGAGCGCCATGTTCTGCGGCTTGAACGGCGCGACGCGCACGCCGCCGCGCCGCGCGAGACGGCACAGGCCCGCGACGAGCGTGCTCTTGCCGGCATCGGACGTGGTGCCCTGAATCATTAAAGTCCCGCGCGGAGTGAAGGGCATCGGAGGATTCCCATGAAGAACGACGCGCTATCTTAGCCCGTCAGTACAATATTGCGATGACCCCCGACCTCACGTTCATCCTCGGCGGCGCGCGCTCCGGCAAAAGCGCGCACGCCGAACGCCTCGCCGAAGAAAGCGGCCTGCCCGTCACCTACATCGCGACGGCGCGTATCGGCGACGCGGAGTTCGCCGAGCGCGTGCGGCATCATCGGGCGCGCCGGCCCGCGCACTGGACGCTCGTCGAAGCGCCGCTCGATCTCGCGGGCGCGTTGCGCGAGGCGGACCGCGCGGGGCACTGTGTGCTGATCGACTGTTTGACGCTCTGGCTCGCCAACTTGCTCTGCCCTTCCGATTCCGTGTTCGACAAGCCCGCCACGCTGCCGCCCGCCGCCATCGAAGCATTCGATGCCTTCGACCGCGCCCTCGCCGATGCGCGCGGCAAGGTCATCGTCGTGAGCAACGAGATCGGGCTCGGCGTGGTGCCGCTCGGCTCGGTCACGCGCCTTTACGTGGACGAACTCGGCCGGCTGAATCAGCGCGTCGCGGCGGCGAGCACGCGCGCCATGTTGATGGTCGCGGGCCTGCCGCTCGGGCTCAAAGGCTGAAGGTCAGAACGCCATGCTTCTTCTTTCCGTCTACGCGATGTCGCTGCTCGCCGTGCTCGGCGTGATCGTCGATCGCATCTTCGGCGAGCCGCGCGGACGGCACCCGCTGGTCGCCTTCGGCAACTTCGCGACGAAGCTCGAAGCGCGGCTCAACACCGGGCGTCGCGCGCGGCCGGCGGGCATTCTCGCGTGGATCGCCGCGGTGGCGCCGCCGGTTTGCATCGCGTGGCTGCTGGTGAGCGTGCTGCCGTTCGCGTATGCGTGCATCGTGCATGTGATGCTGCTGTGGTTCGCACTCGGCGCAAAGAGCCTGCGCGAGCACATCGCGCCGATTGCACGGGCGCTCAGTCTCGGCGATATCGATGGCGCGCGCGCGCTCACGTCGCGCATCGTG
This Caballeronia sp. LZ062 DNA region includes the following protein-coding sequences:
- a CDS encoding cobyric acid synthase produces the protein MPFTPRGTLMIQGTTSDAGKSTLVAGLCRLARRGGVRVAPFKPQNMALNSAVTIDGGEIGRAQALQAVAAGVPARIDFNPVLLKPTSDRGAQVIIHGHAHANLDARAYHAYKSIAFDAVLQSYTRLQAEFDAMIVEGAGSPAEINLRDRDIANMGFAERVDCPVVLVADIDRGGVFAHLVGTLACLSESERARVRGFVINRFRGDIGLLKPGLDWLEAQTGKPVLGVLPYLHGLTLDAEDMLPRDSRTQSERAALKVIVPALPRISNHTDFDALRAHPQVDFEYVRAGVAPPPADLMVLPGSKSVQRDLAWLREHGWDRAITRHLRYGGKVLGICGGMQMLGREIDDPDGVEGAAGRVSGLGLLDLYTVLTPQKQLENVSGRLLIDSNSATVRGYEIHMGRTRGAALDRPLIALDSGRVDGAVSDDGQIAATYLHGVFDTPEACAALLAWAGVDDAAPLDYPALREASLERLADAFAQSLDLDAVAGLFA
- a CDS encoding ParA family protein translates to MTVIVVANPKGGVGKSTLATNLAGYFAANGEWVALADLDKQRSAHGWLSLRVDTLPKIEQWGVDPDTPAKPPKGLEKAIVDTPAGVHGNRLALALQLADKVIVPLQPSMFDILATQDFLTKLAKEKAVRKGSIQVGVVGMRVDARTRSAEQLHRFVGGLDLPVLGFLRDTQNYVQLAAHGLTIWDVAQSRVEKDLEQWQPIIDWAQKK
- the panC gene encoding pantoate--beta-alanine ligase → MKVISSIHELRDQLRGQNRTAFVPTMGNLHEGHLSLMRLARQHGDPVVASIFVNRLQFGPNEDFDKYPRTLQDDIEKLQSENVYVLFAPTEKDMYPEPQQYRVHPPHNLGDILEGEFRPGFFHGVCTVVMKLMSCVQPRVAVFGKKDYQQLMIVRQMCHQFALPTEIVAAETVRDEDGLALSSRNRFLSPAERAEAPQLAAQLQRVREAVLSGNRDVAALERDAMNALAARGWKPDYVSVRKRADLLAPGEADADAPLVVLAAAKLGATRLIDNLEI
- a CDS encoding PaaI family thioesterase, whose amino-acid sequence is MPLRPDVTLDFLRNRQKGRLPDLLGIELLSLDEGALSGELVIRPELLAPNGFLHAATVVGLADTCCGYACIAHLPEKAQNFTTLELKSNHVSTAREGKIVAKASAVHLGRSTHVWDATVTNGDGKLIAMFRCTQMILY
- the cobU gene encoding bifunctional adenosylcobinamide kinase/adenosylcobinamide-phosphate guanylyltransferase — translated: MTPDLTFILGGARSGKSAHAERLAEESGLPVTYIATARIGDAEFAERVRHHRARRPAHWTLVEAPLDLAGALREADRAGHCVLIDCLTLWLANLLCPSDSVFDKPATLPPAAIEAFDAFDRALADARGKVIVVSNEIGLGVVPLGSVTRLYVDELGRLNQRVAAASTRAMLMVAGLPLGLKG
- the panD gene encoding aspartate 1-decarboxylase; amino-acid sequence: MQRTMLKSKIHRATVTHCELHYEGSCAIDEDLLEAANLLENEQIDIWNVNNGERLTTYAIKGERGSGMISLNGSAARRAQLGDLVIIAAFAQVDEKEIAAGWKPNLVFVDENNRIKGSRDHVPTQNWT